One window of Pyrus communis chromosome 12, drPyrComm1.1, whole genome shotgun sequence genomic DNA carries:
- the LOC137710311 gene encoding metal-nicotianamine transporter YSL1-like: MNMELEPRGKKEVERDDMEEDTIVQSEGPIGTILPWTEQLTVRGVVASIVIGTVYSVIAMKLNLTTGIVPNLNVSAALLAFVFIRTWTNLLKKAGFKSKPFTRQENTMIQTCAVACYSIAVGGGFASYLLGLNKKTYELSGVNTEGNSATAVKEPALGWMTGFLFLVCFVGLFVLIPLRKIMIVDLKLTYPSGLATAVLINGFHTQGDEMAKKQVHGFMKYFSVSFLWGFFKWFYSATEDCGFSQFPTFGLQAWKNTFYFDFSMTFVGAGMICSHLVNLSLLLGSVLSFGVMWPLIGRLKGHWFSESLDEYDMKSLYGYKVFLSVSLILGDGIYNFIKILACTIVNIHVRLKNKNLPLDVEGKAKPIEEKQNEIFLSENIPTWVAVAGYVVFSIISIIVIPMMFPELKWYYVIVAYMLAPSLAFCNAYGAGLTDINMAYNYGKVALFVLAAMTGKEHGVVAGLAGCGLIKSVVSVACILMQDLKTAHLTFTSPRAMFVSQAIGTLLGCVTAPLSFFLFYKAFDVGNPHGEFKAPYALIYRNMAILSVQGFSALPQHCLQLCYGFFAFAVLVNLVRDFSPKIGKWMPLPMVMGVPFLVGAYFAIDMCIGSLIVFVWHKLNSKKAVLMVPAVASGLICGEGLWTLPASILALAKVKPPMCMKFLGS; encoded by the exons atgaacatggaGTTGGAACCAAGAGGGAAGAAGGAGGTAGAGAGAGATGACATGGAAGAAGACACGATAGTTCAATCCGAGGGGCCGATTGGGACTATCCTTCCGTGGACAGAGCAGTTAACAGTCCGGGGAGTCGTCGCGAGCATAGTGATTGGAACGGTGTACAGTGTGATAGCCATGAAGCTAAACCTCACAACTGGGATTGTTCCTAATCTCAATGTCTCCGCTGCTCTCCTCGCCTTCGTGTTCATCCGAACGTGGACGAACCTGCTCAAGAAGGCGGgattcaaatcaaaacccttCACTCGGCAGGAGAATACTATGATTCAGACTTGTGCTGTTGCTTGTTATAGTATTGCTGTGGGAG GTGGATTTGCATCTTATTTGTTGGGATTAAACAAGAAGACATATGAGCTCTCAGGTGTGAACACAGAAGGAAACTCTGCAACTGCTGTTAAGGAACCTGCGCTTGGTTGGATGACTGGCTTCCTTTTTCTAGTCTGCTTTGTTGGCCTTTTTGTCTTGATTCCTCTAAGAAAG ATTATGATAGTTGACTTGAAATTGACTTATCCAAGTGGTTTGGCAACTGCGGTTCTCATCAATGGCTTCCACACTCAGGGAGATGAGATGGCTAA GAAGCAAGTACACGGATTCATGAAGTATTTTTCAGTCAGCTTCCTGTGGGGATTTTTCAAGTGGTTTTACAGTGCCACAGAAGACTGCGGATTCTCGCAGTTTCCGACATTCGGATTGCAAGCGTGGAAGAATAC ATTCTATTTCGATTTTAGCATGACTTTTGTGGGAGCAGGCATGATATGCTCCCATCTGGTAAACCTGTCTTTGCTTCTCGGATCCGTGCTCTCCTTCGGGGTAATGTGGCCGCTCATTGGCCGGCTTAAAGGACACTGGTTCTCGGAGAGTTTAGACGAATACGACATGAAGAGTTTATACGGTTACAAGGTTTTCCTCTCGGTTTCCCTAATCCTCGGTGACGGGATTTACAACTTCATCAAGATTCTGGCTTGCACCATTGTTAATATTCATGTCAGATTGAAGAACAAGAATCTCCCATTGG ATGTCGAGGGCAAGGCGAAGCCGATTGAAGAAAAACAGAACGAAATCTTCCTCAGCGAAAACATCCCTACGTGGGTTGCAGTCGCCGGATACGTTGTCTTTTCAATCATATCGATAATCGTGATCCCGATGATGTTCCCGGAGCTTAAATGGTATTATGTTATAGTAGCCTACATGCTTGCTCCGTCTCTTGCATTCTGCAATGCTTACGGAGCTGGTCTAACCGATATAAACATGGCTTATAACTACGGAAAAGTTGCCCTCTTCGTGCTGGCAGCAATGACGGGAAAAGAGCACGGTGTGGTGGCAGGGCTTGCCGGGTGCGGTCTCATCAAATCGGTGGTTTCCGTGGCATGTATTCTGATGCAAGATCTCAAGACAGCCCATCTAACTTTCACCTCTCCTAGAGCAATGTTTGTGAGCCAAGCCATTGGCACGTTACTAGGCTGTGTGACAGCTCCTCTCAGCTTCTTCCTATTCTACAAGGCATTCGATGTGGGAAACCCGCACGGAGAATTCAAAGCTCCGTACGCCTTGATCTACAGAAACATGGCGATTCTAAGCGTTCAAGGCTTCTCGGCGCTGCCTCAGCATTGCCTACAGCTCTGCTACGGCTTTTTCGCCTTCGCGGTGTTAGTTAACCTAGTCAGAGACTTTTCGCCTAAGATTGGAAAATGGATGCCACTTCCGATGGTCATGGGCGTTCCCTTTCTGGTCGGGGCATACTTTGCCATAGACATGTGCATTGGGAGTCTGATTGTGTTTGTATGGCACAAGCTTAACAGCAAGAAGGCCGTGCTGATGGTTCCCGCGGTTGCTTCCGGATTGATTTGCGGTGAAGGGTTGTGGACTCTTCCCGCTTCCATTCTTGCTCTGGCCAAAGTAAAACCCCCAATGTGcatgaaatttttgggttcctAG
- the LOC137710312 gene encoding protein HLB1-like isoform X2 produces MSIAEQPPAQNGLEPDQTTNPKPESELELVPEPEAKPEPAPELEAEPAPAPEPEIKPEPVPEPEAKPEPVTEAEVRPEPLPEHEVVVADGADPKVNEVIEASIQSHGQRAAHPELKKDEGSRTFTMRELLSGLKNDQSNEVTNDSSSPYSYSEESPQEQHSEQNIAAMELINSVTGTDDDGRSRQRVLTFAAKRYASAIERNPHDYDALYNWALVLQESADNVSPDSTNPSKDALLEEACRKYDEATRLCPTLHDAFYNWAIAISDRAKMRGRTKEAEELWKQATKNYEKAVLLNWNSPQALNNWGLALQELSAIVPAREKQTIVRSAISKFRAAIQLQFDFHRAIYNLGTVLYGLAEDTLRTGGSGHPKEVSPNELYSQSAIYIAAAHALKPNYNVYSSALRLVRSMLPLPYLKVGYLTAPPAGKPIAPHSDWKQSEFVLNNEGLQQVSKNEQKHVPQGISSRSVEAAIKVDVPDIVSVSACGDLTLPPGAGLCIDTIHGPIYLVADSWESLDGWLDAIRLVYTIYARGKSDVLAGIVTG; encoded by the exons ATGTCCATCGCCGAACAACCCCCCGCTCAGAACGGACTTGAACCAGATCAGACAACAAATCCGAAACCCGAATCCGAATTAGAACTAGTGCCAGAGCCTGAAGCTAAACCGGAGCCAGCGCCTGAACTCGAAGCTGAACCAGCACCGGCCCCGGAACCCGAAATTAAACCGGAACCGGTGCCCGAACCCGAAGCTAAACCCGAGCCAGTGACGGAGGCCGAAGTTAGACCGGAACCCCTACCCGAACATGAAGTGGTGGTGGCCGATGGCGCGGATCCGAAGGTGAATGAAGTGATCGAAGCCTCGATCCAATCACACGGCCAGCGAGCTGCGCATCCGGAGCTGAAGAAAGACGAAGGAAGCCGTACATTCACGATGAGGGAGCTGCTTAGTGGCTTGAAAAATGACCAATCAAACGAGGTCACTAATGATTCCAGCTCCCCTTACAGTTACAG TGAAGAAAGCCCACAAGAGCAACACTCAGAGCAGAACATTGCTGCAATGGAGTTGATCAACAGTGTCACTGGTACCGATGATGACGGTCGGTCTCGCCAACGGGTTCTTACTTTTGCTGCCAAGAG GTATGCTAGTGCAATAGAAAGAAACCCACATGATTATGATGCACTTTACAATTGGGCGCTGGTTCTTCAG GAAAGTGCAGATAATGTTAGTCCAGATTCTACTAATCCTTCTAAAGATGCTTTGCTTGAGGAGGCTTGCAGAAAGTATGATGAGGCTACCCGTCTGTGCCCAACACTTCATGAT GCTTTCTATAATTGGGCTATTGCTATCTCTGATCGGGCAAAAATGCGTGGTCGTACAAAGGAAGCTGAAGAACTATGGAAGCAG GCTACAAAAAATTACGAAAAAGCAGTGTTGCTCAACTGGAACAGTCCCCAG GCACTTAACAACTGGGGACTTGCTCTGCAG GAACTCAGCGCAATTGTTCCTGCACGGGAAAAGCAAACAATTGTAAGATCTGCAATAAGTAAG TTCCGCGCAGCTATTCAGTTGCAGTTTGATTTCCATCGAGCAATTTACAATCTTGGAACCGTATTG TACGGATTGGCTGAGGACACACTAAGAACTGGGGGATCTGGACACCCCAAAGAAGTTTCACCTAATGAATTGTATAGTCAATCGGCTATCTACATTGCAGCTGCTCATGCTTTGAAACCAAATTACAAT GTTTACAGTAGTGCCTTGCGGCTCGTGCGATCCATG CTTCCTTTACCATATCTTAAAGTTGGATATCTTACTGCACCACCAGCGGGAAAACCAATTGCACCTCATAGTGATTGGAAACAATCGGAGTTTGTTTTGAATAATGAAGGGCTTCAACAG GTTAGCAAAAATGAGCAAAAGCATGTACCCCAAGGCATCTCAAGTAGATCAGTGGAAGCAGCTATAAAAGTTGACGTTCCCGATATCGTTTCTGTTTCAGCATGTGGTGATCTGACTTTACCACCTGGTGCTGGCCTCTGCATCGATACAATTCACGGACCCATCTATCTG GTTGCCGATTCGTGGGAATCCCTTGATGGATGGCTTGATGCAATCCGTCTAGTTTACACTATCTATGCGCGGGGTAAGAGCGATGTTCTGGCAGGTATTGTAACAGGCTGA
- the LOC137710312 gene encoding protein HLB1-like isoform X1, with product MSIAEQPPAQNGLEPDQTTNPKPESELELVPEPEAKPEPAPELEAEPAPAPEPEIKPEPVPEPEAKPEPVTEAEVRPEPLPEHEVVVADGADPKVNEVIEASIQSHGQRAAHPELKKDEGSRTFTMRELLSGLKNDQSNEVTNDSSSPYSYSEESPQEQHSEQNIAAMELINSVTGTDDDGRSRQRVLTFAAKRYASAIERNPHDYDALYNWALVLQESADNVSPDSTNPSKDALLEEACRKYDEATRLCPTLHDAFYNWAIAISDRAKMRGRTKEAEELWKQATKNYEKAVLLNWNSPQALNNWGLALQELSAIVPAREKQTIVRSAISKFRAAIQLQFDFHRAIYNLGTVLYGLAEDTLRTGGSGHPKEVSPNELYSQSAIYIAAAHALKPNYNVYSSALRLVRSMLPLPYLKVGYLTAPPAGKPIAPHSDWKQSEFVLNNEGLQQQVSKNEQKHVPQGISSRSVEAAIKVDVPDIVSVSACGDLTLPPGAGLCIDTIHGPIYLVADSWESLDGWLDAIRLVYTIYARGKSDVLAGIVTG from the exons ATGTCCATCGCCGAACAACCCCCCGCTCAGAACGGACTTGAACCAGATCAGACAACAAATCCGAAACCCGAATCCGAATTAGAACTAGTGCCAGAGCCTGAAGCTAAACCGGAGCCAGCGCCTGAACTCGAAGCTGAACCAGCACCGGCCCCGGAACCCGAAATTAAACCGGAACCGGTGCCCGAACCCGAAGCTAAACCCGAGCCAGTGACGGAGGCCGAAGTTAGACCGGAACCCCTACCCGAACATGAAGTGGTGGTGGCCGATGGCGCGGATCCGAAGGTGAATGAAGTGATCGAAGCCTCGATCCAATCACACGGCCAGCGAGCTGCGCATCCGGAGCTGAAGAAAGACGAAGGAAGCCGTACATTCACGATGAGGGAGCTGCTTAGTGGCTTGAAAAATGACCAATCAAACGAGGTCACTAATGATTCCAGCTCCCCTTACAGTTACAG TGAAGAAAGCCCACAAGAGCAACACTCAGAGCAGAACATTGCTGCAATGGAGTTGATCAACAGTGTCACTGGTACCGATGATGACGGTCGGTCTCGCCAACGGGTTCTTACTTTTGCTGCCAAGAG GTATGCTAGTGCAATAGAAAGAAACCCACATGATTATGATGCACTTTACAATTGGGCGCTGGTTCTTCAG GAAAGTGCAGATAATGTTAGTCCAGATTCTACTAATCCTTCTAAAGATGCTTTGCTTGAGGAGGCTTGCAGAAAGTATGATGAGGCTACCCGTCTGTGCCCAACACTTCATGAT GCTTTCTATAATTGGGCTATTGCTATCTCTGATCGGGCAAAAATGCGTGGTCGTACAAAGGAAGCTGAAGAACTATGGAAGCAG GCTACAAAAAATTACGAAAAAGCAGTGTTGCTCAACTGGAACAGTCCCCAG GCACTTAACAACTGGGGACTTGCTCTGCAG GAACTCAGCGCAATTGTTCCTGCACGGGAAAAGCAAACAATTGTAAGATCTGCAATAAGTAAG TTCCGCGCAGCTATTCAGTTGCAGTTTGATTTCCATCGAGCAATTTACAATCTTGGAACCGTATTG TACGGATTGGCTGAGGACACACTAAGAACTGGGGGATCTGGACACCCCAAAGAAGTTTCACCTAATGAATTGTATAGTCAATCGGCTATCTACATTGCAGCTGCTCATGCTTTGAAACCAAATTACAAT GTTTACAGTAGTGCCTTGCGGCTCGTGCGATCCATG CTTCCTTTACCATATCTTAAAGTTGGATATCTTACTGCACCACCAGCGGGAAAACCAATTGCACCTCATAGTGATTGGAAACAATCGGAGTTTGTTTTGAATAATGAAGGGCTTCAACAG CAGGTTAGCAAAAATGAGCAAAAGCATGTACCCCAAGGCATCTCAAGTAGATCAGTGGAAGCAGCTATAAAAGTTGACGTTCCCGATATCGTTTCTGTTTCAGCATGTGGTGATCTGACTTTACCACCTGGTGCTGGCCTCTGCATCGATACAATTCACGGACCCATCTATCTG GTTGCCGATTCGTGGGAATCCCTTGATGGATGGCTTGATGCAATCCGTCTAGTTTACACTATCTATGCGCGGGGTAAGAGCGATGTTCTGGCAGGTATTGTAACAGGCTGA